The genomic stretch GTCTTTGTCCCCTTCTCGGGTCCGGTCATCAGGATTTGAATTTCCGCATCGATTCTTTGAGTGAACGTTTCCGCCAGATCACCCCGATGGTAGCAAAAAGGGTGTCCAAAGTCAAGGATTCGCAACCCGTCTTTGGCAGGAAGAAGGTGCCAAATCCGTTCAAATTCGCTGTCAGATTGACAGTATGGCAGACCGGAAGAGGGCGTCCGGAACCCCCGACATTTGCAAGTCCTTCATATTCGCCCCAATTCCGCAGGGGCGCCTGGCCGGGATCTCTGGCACGAGTGTTGACTCTATGAATGTAGGCAAATTATGGTTTTCTTTCCCGGAGTACGAATCCCACCAGGGGAAGATCTACACTTTTCATAAGGAGAACAAGTAATGGCCGGTAAAATTATTGGCATCGATCTGGGAACCACCAACTCCGTCGTCGCAGTGATGGAAGGGAACGACCCCGCCGTGATCGCAAATTCGGAAGGTGCCAGGACCACACCCTCGGTCGTCGCCTTTACCAAAGGGGGCGAGCGATTGGTAGGCCAGGCTGCGAAGCGGCAGGCCGTCACAAATTCTCAGAATACGGTTTTTTCGATCAAACGGTTCATGGGCCGTCTCTACAACGAGGTATCCGAAGAGATGAAGCTTGTGCCGTACAACGTCGTCAAGGGGGACAATAACACGGCGCGTGTACAGATCGGGGACAGGGTCTATTCGCCCCCCGAAATCAGCGCGATGATCCTGCAGAAAATGAAGCAGACCGCGGAGGACTATCTCGGCGCGAAGATCACCGACGCCGTGATCACCGTCCCGGCGTATTTCAACGACGCGCAGCGGCAGGCGACCAAGGAGGCCGGTGAGATCGCGGGCCTCAACGTCCGCAGAATCATCAATGAGCCGACGGCCGCGGCGCTCGCGTACGGACTCGACAAGAAACACAAGGATTCGAAAGTGGCCGTCTTCGATCTGGGAGGCGGAACGTTCGATATTTCAATACTCGAGCTGGGGGAGGGCGTCTTCGAGGTGAAATCGACAAATGGCGACACCCACCTTGGCGGAGACAATTTCGACCAGCGGGTGCTGGACTATATCGCGGATGAGTTCAAGAAGCAGGAAGGGATGGATCTGAGAAAGGATCCGATGGCGCTTCAGCGTCTCAGGGAAGCGGCCGAGAAGGCGAAGATGGAGCTCTCGCAGCTCCTCCAGACGGAAGTGAATCTCCCGTTCATCACCGCCACCGCCGACGGTCCGAAGCATCTCAACCTGACGATCACACGGGCAAAGTTCGAGCAGCTGGTCGAAGACCTCGTGCAACGCTGCGTGCCGCCCCTTGAGAAGGCGCTCAAGGACGCAAACCTCAACCCGAACCAGATCGACGAGGTCATACTCGTCGGCGGGATGACCAGGATGCCGAGAGTCCAGCAGCTCGTCAAGGATACGTTCGGCAAGGAAGGGCACAAGGGGGTCAACCCGGACGAGGTCGTTGCGATCGGCGCGGCGATCCAGGGTGGAGTTCTGTCGGGCGATGTCACCGATGTGCTCCTCCTCGACGTCACTCCGCTGACTCTGGGAATCGAAACGCTCGGCGGCGTTACGACATCGATGATCCCGGCGAATACAACGATTCCTACGAAAAAAATGGAGGTCTTCTCCACGGCTTCAGACAACCAGCCCTCCGTGGAGATACATGTGCTGCAGGGTGAGCGCCCCATGGCAATCGACAACCGGACGCTCGGGAGATTCCATCTCGACGGAATCCCGCCGGCTCCGAGGGGAGTGCCCCAGATCGAAGTCACTCTCGATATCGATGCGAACGGCATGCTGCACGTCAACGCGAAGGACAAGGCGACCGGGAAGGAACAGAGTATCCGGATTACGTCATCGAGCGGCCTGAGCAAGGAAGAGGTCGCAAAGATGAAATCGGACGCGCAGGCCCATACCGCCGAGGATCAAAAGCGGCGCGAAGAGGTCGATACGAAAAACCAGGCCGACACGCTCGTGTTCCAGACTCGAAAGCAGATGAAAGAGTTCGGCGAGAAGATTCCGGCCGAGATGAAGGGGAAGGTCGAAGCCGCCGCAGACGCCCTCGACGCCGCAGTGAAGAGCGGGAACATCGTCGACATCCGCGCGAAAATCGAGACCCTCAATGCGGCATGGAACGAGGCATCGAGCGCAATGTACCAGCAGACGACTGCCGGCGCCGGGCAACAGGCCGGTCCGCAGCCCCCTCCGGGCACGGGCACCGGAGCCCCCGAGGGTGAAGCAAAGGGAAAGAACGGCAAAGCCGTCGAGGACGCATCATTCGAAGTGGTGGATGACAAGGACAAATGAACTTCAATAAATTCACGATAAAATCGCAGGAGGCGATCCAGGCCGCCCAGGAGATCGCCGCGAGCTACTCGAACCAGTCGATCGAGCCGGAACACCTTCTCGCGGCGCTCGTCCAGGACAGCCAGGGGCTCGTCGTCCCGATCCTCAGGAAGATCGGGTCAAACCTCGACTATATCAGAATCAAGACCAACGAAATCGTCGAGAAACTGCCGAAGGTGACGGGCAGCGCCGCCGGAAACCAGCATCTTGGCCAGGCGTTACAGCAGGTCTTCGACGCGGCCCGGAGCGAGGCGCAGGCACTGAAGGATGAGTACGTCAGCACAGAGCACCTCCTCCTCGCGCTGATCTCCGGCCGGGGCCCTGCGGCCAAATTGCTCGCCGACCAGGGTGTGACGAAGGATCAGGTCTACAAGGCGCTGAAAGAGGTCCGGGGGAATCAAAGGGTGACCGATCAGACTCCGGAGGAGAAATACCAAACCCTGGAGCGCTTCGGGCGCGATCTGAATGACCTCGCCCGGAAGGGAAAGCTCGACCCCGTGATCGGACGCGATGAGGAAATCCGCCGGGTGCTGCAGGTTCTCTCGCGCCGGACGAAGAATAACCCGGTCCTCATCGGCGAACCGGGAGTCGGCAAGACCGCGATCGCCGAAGGAATCGCCCGGAGGATCGTTCAGGGCGACATCCCGGAGAACCTCAAAACAAAGAGAATCATCGCTCTCGACATGGGCTCGCTCGTCGCTGGGACAAGCTTCCGGGGACAGTTCGAAGAACGGTTGAAGGCTCTGCTGAAGGAAGTGTCGGAATCGGAGGGTGAGATCATTCTGTTCATCGACGAGCTTCATACGCTCGTCGGCGCCGGATCGGCGCAGGGTGCGGTCGATGCCGCAAATATGCTGAAGCCGGCCCTGGCAAAGGGGGAGCTGAGGGCGATCGGCGCCACGACGATCGACGAATACAGGAAGTATATCGAGAAGGATCCGGCGCTCGAACGGAGGTTCCAGCCGGTCCTGATCGATGAACCGGGAATCGAGGATACCATCTCGATCCTCCGCGGCCTGAAAGAGCGGTACGAGGTGCATCACGGAGTGCGGATAACCGACGGCGCCATCGTGGCCGCCGCCCAACTCAGCTACCGGTATATCAGCGACCGGTTCCTCCCGGACAAGGCGATCGACCTTGTCGACGAGGCGGCCTCCAAGCTCCGGATCGAAATTGATTCGATGCCGGAGGAACTCGACGAGATCGAGCGAAGGATCAAACAACTCGAGATCGAGCGGGAAGCGATCAGGCGGGAGAAGGACGAAGCGACGAAGTCGCGTCTGGCCGGGATTACACGCGAACTTGCGGAATTGCAGCAGCAGCGCTCGGAGTTGCGCGCCCACTGGCAGAACGAAAAGGAACTGATCCAGTCGATCCGGAAGATGAAGGAAGAGATCGACCGGTCGAAGACGGAGGCGGATAAATACGAGCGGGAGGGAAATCTCGCGCGGGTCGCCGAACTGCGGTACGGAACGATCGCCTCCCTCGAGAAGGACCTGAAGGCGGCGAGCGCGAAGCTGGCTTCCGCCCAGCAGGACAAGAAAATGCTGAAGGAGGAAGTCGATGCGGAAGACATCGCGGAAATCGTGGCCCGGTGGACCGGAATTCCGGTGAGCCGGATGCTCGAAAGCGAGAGGACGAAACTTCTTCACCTCGAAGAGCGGTTGCACGAGCGGCTGGTCGATCAGGAAGAGGCGGTCCGCTCGGTGAGCGATTCCATCCGCCGAAGCCGTGCGGGCCTGCAGGATGAGCAGCGTCCGATCGGATCGTTCATGTTCCTGGGGAGCACCGGGGTCGGGAAGACGGAGCTTGCGAGGGCGCTGGCCGAGTTTTTGTTTAACGACGAAAACGCCCTTGTCCGGATCGATATGAGCGAGTATATGGAGAAGTTTTCGGTCTCCCGTCTGATCGGGGCTCCTCCCGGCTACGTGGGGTATGACGAAGGGGGGCAATTGACGGAGGCGGTCCGGCGCAAGCCCTACTCGGTGGTCCTCCTCGACGAGATCGAGAAGGCGCACCCCGAAGTGTTCAACCTCCTCCTTCAGGTGCTCGACGAAGGGCGCCTCACCGACAACAAGGGCCGGACGGTGAATTTCAAGAACACGATCATCATCATGACCTCGAACCTCGGATCGCACCTGATCCAGCAGAAACTTGCGGGGCATGCGGAAGGGAACGGCCAGCTCGAAGCGTTGTACGACGGGCTCCGTGCGGAGTTGTATGAGATGCTCCGCCAGTCGATCAGGCCGGAGTTTTTGAACCGGATCGACGACATTATCCTGTTTAAATTATTGAGCAGGGAGGATCTGCGGAAAGTGGTCGATCTTCAGCTCAAGCGCGTCCAGGCGATGCTGATGAAAAAGAATATCACGCTCGAGCTGACCTCCGACGCGAAAGACTGGCTGGGCGAACTCGGATACGACCCCTCCCTCGGGGCAAGGCCGCTGAAAAGGGTCATCCAGAAACACATTGTGAACGAGATTTCAAAAAAGGTGCTCTCGGGCGAGATCAACGAGGGCGACGTTGTCAAGGCCGGCCTCAACAAGCAGGGCCTGATCGAGTTTACGAGAAAGAAACATCCCGCCGCTGTGGCGGCAGCCCTGTAATCCCCAGAACGTCTCTAGAGGATTCGGTAGCCGCAGCCTTTAGGCTGCGGTCCGCGACCTTTAGGTCGCGGCTACCCTATCCAAAGCCCGCAAGCTGAAGCTTGCGGCTACCGATGCCTCGGGCTTGGTAGGCGCGGCCTTCAGGCCGCGTTTGTTCGGACGACAGACGAGATCCTTCGCGGAGTTTACACTGAGCGAAGCGAACGTGCTCAGGATGACATTCTCCCCCCGCAAGCTAAAGCTTGCGGCTACCTCCGTATTTTCGTATTTTCCACCAGCATCACCACACTCAAAACCCTTAAGGAAGCATGATTTCTCTTATTGTCCATGGTGGCGCCTGGGATATTCCCGATTCGCTGGTCGAAGCGCACCGGGCCGGTTGTGCGAGTGCTCTGGCGCTCGGGTGGGCGCTGCTCGAGCGCGGAGGATCCGCGGTCGATGCAGTCGAGCAGGTCGTCCGTCACCTTGAGGACAGTGCGGCGTTTGACGCCGGTCATGGCTCCCATCTCAACGCCCTCGGCCAGGTGGAACTCGATGCGAGCATCATGAACGGAAAATCGCTCCGTTGCGGCGCCGTCGCGGCAGTGCATTGCATCAGGAATCCGGTCTCCCTCGCCCGAAAAATCATGGAAGAAAGCGAGCACATCCTCCTCGTCGGGGAGGGGGCGGAACGGTTTGGCAGCGAGCATGGCATCCCGCTCTGCGATCCGCGTGAGTTGATCGCGCCGAGGGAAGAGGCGCTATGGAGGTCTGTACAACTGGACGATCAATATACTTCGAAAAACGCGTTCCGGGCGAACGGCGGCGATACCGTCGGGGCGGTCGCTCTCGACCGCGATGGGACGATTTGCGTCGCTACTTCCACCGGAGGCACGCTCAACAAGTATCCCGGCCGGGTCGGAGATTCCCCGCTGATCGGCTGCGGCTCCTACGCGGACAATGCCATTGGCGGAGTTTCGACGACGGGTTGGGGCGAGGCGATGATCAAAGTCGTCATGGCGAAGAGTGTTATCGATATCATGGAGGCAAACGGGGGAAACGCCCAGGCAGCCGCGGACCGGGGGATTGAGTTGCTCAAACGTAAAGTGGACGGCGACGGGGGAGTGATCGTGCTCAACGCCCGGGGCGAATACGGGGTCGCCTTCAATACCCCGAGGATGGCGAGGGCCTATATGACCTCCGGGATGCGCGTACCGTTCGTGGCTGCATGAATGTCAACTCCCTCGTCGGGCATATTCTTGAGCTGACCGAGCTCACCGATAAAAGCAGCGAGCCGGCGGACCAGGTTGCTTCAAAGTTCTTCCGCCAGAAAAGCTATCTCGGCGCCGGCGACCGCCGGTTTATTTCCGAGGGTTTCTTCGGGATCATCCGGCACCGCAGATTGATCGAGGCCTTGCTTGAGGAGTATGTCCGGCAGAAGCCGCAAGAATCCTCCCTTGATGCTCCCCACGTCCGGTATCTCTCCCTCTACGTCGCGTACTCCCTGCTCGATCCCGTTCGCGGGACAACGACTGCGGAACCCGACCCGGGCCAATCCTTCCCTCACCGGATCGACGCCCTCTGGAACTCCTTCTTCCCCGAGTCCGACCTCGCTTCCTACATTCTCTGGCTGCGTGAGCACCGGAGGCTTGATTTTCTTCCGGAGAGCGGACCGGGCGGAGAGCTCCTCCGGCTTGCGGTGGAGTATTCCTTCCAGGACTGGATGGTCCGGGAATGGGACCTCCAGTTCGGCGGCGATCTGGAGAAGTTGCTCCGGTCCCTGAATACGCCGGCGAAGCTGACGCTCCGCGTGAACGGCTTGAAAGTGGGGAGGGAGGAGTGCCGCAAACGCCTGGCGGGGGAAGGGATTGATACCGAGCCCACGGCGTTCTCTCCTGCGGGACTCGTTGCGTCAAAACGATTTAACTCGCAGGCCTCGGCCGCGTTCAAAGATGGGTGGTACGAAGTGCAGGACGAAGGGAGCCAGTTGATTTCACTGATCGCAGAACCGCAGCCGGGGAGCATGATCCTGGATGCCTGCGCGGGCGCGGGTGGGAAAGCGCTCCATCTGGCCGACCTGATGAAAGGGAAGGGGACGATCTTTGCCGCGGATGCGGGGCGTTCACGGATCGACGAGCTCGATCAGCGCGCCCGGAGGGCAGGAGCGAAGAACATCCAGGCCGTCACAGAGGGGCATTCCCTGCCGGATGTGTTTCGGGCGGACCTGGTCCTCGTCGACGCCCCTTGCACGGGGGCCGGAACGATCCGGCGGAACCCATGGATCAAGTGGCGCGTTACAGAAGACTCGGTGGCGAAGTATGCGGAGAAGCAGCGGAACCTGCTCCACGCGAACAGCCGGTTCGTCAAAGAAGGGGGAGTAATGATGTATGTCACCTGCTCGTTGCTCCGCGGAGAAAATGAAGAGGTCGTGGGGTCGTTTCTCGCCGCCCATTCCGGATTTCAGGTGGAACGGATCGAGCCGCGCGCTTGCCCTCCATCGATGATTACGCCAGAAGGCTTTGTAAAAATGTTGCCTCACGATGCAGGCACAGACGGCTTCTTCGCCGCGAAACTGGTTCGGACGCCATGAATTTTGCTTCTGGAACGCCCAATTCGTAGATTAAAATTGCATCCCTTGAATGTCTCAACTTCCCGGCTTCCGCAGAGGTATCCGATATGAAACGATTTGAACTTCTGGTTCTGCTTGCGCTCCTTTTAGCCGATTGCTCCGGGAAATCGGACGTGCAGCTTTTCCAGGAAGGCACTGCCGCCGAGGAATCCGGAAATTTCCAGGTCGCGGCAGACAGGTACGAAGAGGTCGTCAAACGCTTCCAATCGAGCGCGTACGCGGAAAGCGCCCTCTACCGGGCGGGCCTGGTGTACAATAACGACATGCACGACCCCGCAAAGGCTGTCGGGGCGTACAGGAGATTCTATGAATTCTTCCCGTCGAGCAAGCAAGCTCCGACGGCGTTGTTCCTCTCCGGGTTTTTGCTCAACAACGAACTCCATCAGACCGATAGCGCGAAACTTGCCTATGAGATGTTTTTGAAGAACTATCCCAAACACGACCTGGCGGCTTCGGCAAAATTCGAGCTCGAAACTCTGGGGAAAGACCCCGGACCCCTGTTGAAAATCGACACCGCAGCCGACAACCGGAGCCGCACCCATCCCCCGCCGCAGGCGTCGTCGCAATGACACAAACGGTTCAGGATTACAGGAAATACCTGCAGCCCGACGTCGTCGCGCGACTCGCGAATATGGAACTCGTCGCACGCCTCGTGGTCGAGGGATTTATCACCGGCCTGCATAAGAGCCCGTACCACGGTTTTAGCGTCGAATTTGCCGAGCACCGGCAATATATGCCGGGGGACGAGATCAAGCACCTTGACTGGAAGATCTACGGCAAGACCGACCGCTACTACATCAAGCAGTTCGAGGAAGAGACAAACCTCAAGTCCTACATCATCCTGGATGCGAGCCGCTCGATGTCGTATTCCTCCGAGGGGCGGATGTCAAAGCTCGAATACGCGTCGTATGTCACGGGAGCGCTCGCGGAACTGATGGTGCAGCAGCGGGACGCGGTGGGTTTCACGATCTACGACGAAAAAGTGCGCACGTACATGCCCCCCCACGCGACCAAGTCGTATCTGAAAGAAATCCTTCGCCAGCTCGAGACGCTCCAGGCGGGCAACAAGACCGGCACCGCCGACTCGCTCCACGTCATCGCCGAGCGGATCAAGCGCCGGGGCCTCGTCATCATCCTCTCCGATCTTTTCGACCGCCCGGCAGAAGTGATGAGCGCCTTGCGCCATTTTCGCCATAAGAAAAATGAAGTGATCGTGATGCAGATTCTCGATCCGCTGGAGCGGAGCTTCGCCTTCGGCCGCGACGCGGTCTTCAAGGACCTCGAAACGGCGGAGGAACTGATCACCCAGCCGGTGCACATCCAGAAGGCCTACCAGCAGGAGATGAAGCAATTTCTCGACTCCTACAAGAGAGAATGCCGGGAGAATAATATCGATTACATCCTCCTCGACACCTCGACACCGTTCGATGTTGCGCTCTTCGAATACCTCCACAAGCGGCAGAGAATCGGCTGAGCTGACGCCCGGAGGGCCGCAGTACCCATTCACGTTCGTTCACAACCGGAAATCAGGTGGAACAGGATAAGCTCATCGTTAAGGGCGCTCGCGTCCATAACCTGAAGAACATCGATGTGGAAATGCCGCGAGACCGGCTGATCGTCATCACCGGCCTTTCGGGCTCCGGCAAATCGAGCCTCGCCTTCGATACGATCTATGCCGAGGGCCAGCGCCGGTACGTCGAAAGTCTTTCCTCCTATGCCCGCCAGTTTCTCGGACTCATGGAGCGGCCGGATGTCGATTACATCGAGGGGCTGAGCCCCGCGATCTCCATCGAGCAGAAGACGGTTTCCCACAATCCGCGCTCGACGGCGGGCACCGTCACGGAAATCTACGATTATCTCAGGCTTCTCTTCGCCCGCGTGGGCGTGCAGCACTGCACGAACTGCGGCCGGGTCGTCCAGAAGCAATCTGTCGATCAGATCATCGACGCGATCATGGAGTACCCGAAGGGGGCGAAGATCCAGATCCTCGCCCCGGTGGTCCGGGGAAGAAAGGGACACTACCGGGAGCTGTTCGAGGAAATCGTGAGGGACGGCTACCTCCGCGTGCGGATCGACGGGGAGGTGAGGGAAATCGGGAAAGCGATGCAGATCGACCGGTACAAGGTTCATGATATCGAGATCGTCGTCGACCGGCTCGC from Bacteroidota bacterium encodes the following:
- the dnaK gene encoding molecular chaperone DnaK, producing the protein MAGKIIGIDLGTTNSVVAVMEGNDPAVIANSEGARTTPSVVAFTKGGERLVGQAAKRQAVTNSQNTVFSIKRFMGRLYNEVSEEMKLVPYNVVKGDNNTARVQIGDRVYSPPEISAMILQKMKQTAEDYLGAKITDAVITVPAYFNDAQRQATKEAGEIAGLNVRRIINEPTAAALAYGLDKKHKDSKVAVFDLGGGTFDISILELGEGVFEVKSTNGDTHLGGDNFDQRVLDYIADEFKKQEGMDLRKDPMALQRLREAAEKAKMELSQLLQTEVNLPFITATADGPKHLNLTITRAKFEQLVEDLVQRCVPPLEKALKDANLNPNQIDEVILVGGMTRMPRVQQLVKDTFGKEGHKGVNPDEVVAIGAAIQGGVLSGDVTDVLLLDVTPLTLGIETLGGVTTSMIPANTTIPTKKMEVFSTASDNQPSVEIHVLQGERPMAIDNRTLGRFHLDGIPPAPRGVPQIEVTLDIDANGMLHVNAKDKATGKEQSIRITSSSGLSKEEVAKMKSDAQAHTAEDQKRREEVDTKNQADTLVFQTRKQMKEFGEKIPAEMKGKVEAAADALDAAVKSGNIVDIRAKIETLNAAWNEASSAMYQQTTAGAGQQAGPQPPPGTGTGAPEGEAKGKNGKAVEDASFEVVDDKDK
- the clpB gene encoding ATP-dependent chaperone ClpB, producing the protein MNFNKFTIKSQEAIQAAQEIAASYSNQSIEPEHLLAALVQDSQGLVVPILRKIGSNLDYIRIKTNEIVEKLPKVTGSAAGNQHLGQALQQVFDAARSEAQALKDEYVSTEHLLLALISGRGPAAKLLADQGVTKDQVYKALKEVRGNQRVTDQTPEEKYQTLERFGRDLNDLARKGKLDPVIGRDEEIRRVLQVLSRRTKNNPVLIGEPGVGKTAIAEGIARRIVQGDIPENLKTKRIIALDMGSLVAGTSFRGQFEERLKALLKEVSESEGEIILFIDELHTLVGAGSAQGAVDAANMLKPALAKGELRAIGATTIDEYRKYIEKDPALERRFQPVLIDEPGIEDTISILRGLKERYEVHHGVRITDGAIVAAAQLSYRYISDRFLPDKAIDLVDEAASKLRIEIDSMPEELDEIERRIKQLEIEREAIRREKDEATKSRLAGITRELAELQQQRSELRAHWQNEKELIQSIRKMKEEIDRSKTEADKYEREGNLARVAELRYGTIASLEKDLKAASAKLASAQQDKKMLKEEVDAEDIAEIVARWTGIPVSRMLESERTKLLHLEERLHERLVDQEEAVRSVSDSIRRSRAGLQDEQRPIGSFMFLGSTGVGKTELARALAEFLFNDENALVRIDMSEYMEKFSVSRLIGAPPGYVGYDEGGQLTEAVRRKPYSVVLLDEIEKAHPEVFNLLLQVLDEGRLTDNKGRTVNFKNTIIIMTSNLGSHLIQQKLAGHAEGNGQLEALYDGLRAELYEMLRQSIRPEFLNRIDDIILFKLLSREDLRKVVDLQLKRVQAMLMKKNITLELTSDAKDWLGELGYDPSLGARPLKRVIQKHIVNEISKKVLSGEINEGDVVKAGLNKQGLIEFTRKKHPAAVAAAL
- a CDS encoding isoaspartyl peptidase/L-asparaginase, translated to MISLIVHGGAWDIPDSLVEAHRAGCASALALGWALLERGGSAVDAVEQVVRHLEDSAAFDAGHGSHLNALGQVELDASIMNGKSLRCGAVAAVHCIRNPVSLARKIMEESEHILLVGEGAERFGSEHGIPLCDPRELIAPREEALWRSVQLDDQYTSKNAFRANGGDTVGAVALDRDGTICVATSTGGTLNKYPGRVGDSPLIGCGSYADNAIGGVSTTGWGEAMIKVVMAKSVIDIMEANGGNAQAAADRGIELLKRKVDGDGGVIVLNARGEYGVAFNTPRMARAYMTSGMRVPFVAA
- a CDS encoding RsmB/NOP family class I SAM-dependent RNA methyltransferase gives rise to the protein MNVNSLVGHILELTELTDKSSEPADQVASKFFRQKSYLGAGDRRFISEGFFGIIRHRRLIEALLEEYVRQKPQESSLDAPHVRYLSLYVAYSLLDPVRGTTTAEPDPGQSFPHRIDALWNSFFPESDLASYILWLREHRRLDFLPESGPGGELLRLAVEYSFQDWMVREWDLQFGGDLEKLLRSLNTPAKLTLRVNGLKVGREECRKRLAGEGIDTEPTAFSPAGLVASKRFNSQASAAFKDGWYEVQDEGSQLISLIAEPQPGSMILDACAGAGGKALHLADLMKGKGTIFAADAGRSRIDELDQRARRAGAKNIQAVTEGHSLPDVFRADLVLVDAPCTGAGTIRRNPWIKWRVTEDSVAKYAEKQRNLLHANSRFVKEGGVMMYVTCSLLRGENEEVVGSFLAAHSGFQVERIEPRACPPSMITPEGFVKMLPHDAGTDGFFAAKLVRTP
- a CDS encoding tetratricopeptide repeat protein, translating into MKRFELLVLLALLLADCSGKSDVQLFQEGTAAEESGNFQVAADRYEEVVKRFQSSAYAESALYRAGLVYNNDMHDPAKAVGAYRRFYEFFPSSKQAPTALFLSGFLLNNELHQTDSAKLAYEMFLKNYPKHDLAASAKFELETLGKDPGPLLKIDTAADNRSRTHPPPQASSQ
- a CDS encoding DUF58 domain-containing protein, whose product is MTQTVQDYRKYLQPDVVARLANMELVARLVVEGFITGLHKSPYHGFSVEFAEHRQYMPGDEIKHLDWKIYGKTDRYYIKQFEEETNLKSYIILDASRSMSYSSEGRMSKLEYASYVTGALAELMVQQRDAVGFTIYDEKVRTYMPPHATKSYLKEILRQLETLQAGNKTGTADSLHVIAERIKRRGLVIILSDLFDRPAEVMSALRHFRHKKNEVIVMQILDPLERSFAFGRDAVFKDLETAEELITQPVHIQKAYQQEMKQFLDSYKRECRENNIDYILLDTSTPFDVALFEYLHKRQRIG